Proteins encoded within one genomic window of Camelina sativa cultivar DH55 chromosome 19, Cs, whole genome shotgun sequence:
- the LOC104767832 gene encoding uncharacterized protein LOC104767832, whose protein sequence is MAPELETVLAEARRSPFTSRVSGVRVRRNLDTNKNKPIPYDGKGDPTVFLKSMSIHIGSSYFSPEEEDAGSCQLFVESLTGEALNWFSRLKANSIDGYEALTTAFLQHHQCFMRVPASNADLWRMYQKPNESLRTFMERFKIVVSQLARSDESAIGALKNALARGTRFKDDLTILPVTSLGEVLARANRYIQVEEDERNPDQPKVTEKVPSSKNKAVEEYYEPRQHYNIDYAKGGKGRKSTMFAIEGKEQTQSKRWNKYHREPKGPSYKGKCGYYEFHKFGGHSTEECKTLQLLLLHKYKRGDINVDQERRKVNTHVGNPYCLADEQQHGRQHIEEIAQNDQAQEVARLPPHDQLALPPPPKRNLDRQEFEEAPAPRR, encoded by the coding sequence ATGGCACCAGAGCTGGAGACCGTTCTGGCAGAAGCACGGCGTTCGCCTTTCACCTCAAGAGTCTCAGGTGTCAGAGTGAGACGCAACCTCGACACCAACAAGAATAAGCCAATACCATACGACGGAAAGGGAGACCCCACTGTCTTCTTGAAGTCGATGTCTATCCACATCGGAAGTTCGTACTTCTCACCAGAAGAGGAAGACGCGGGAAGTTGTCAGCTATTCGTCGAGAGTCTAACTGGCGAAGCATTGAACTGGTTTTCAAGACTGAAGGCTAATTCGATCGATGGCTATGAAGCACTGACAACCGCCTTTCTTCAGCATCACCAATGCTTCATGCGTGTGCCTGCATCGAATGCCGACTTGTGGAGAATGTATCAAAAGCCTAACGAGTCATTACGGACATTCATGGAAAGATTTAAAATTGTCGTATCCCAACTCGCTAGAAGCGACGAGTCCGCCATCGGTGCATTGAAAAACGCGCTCGCTCGTGGCACCAGATTCAAGGATGACCTAACAATCCTCCCCGTCACAAGCTTAGGTGAAGTACTTGCACGTGCTAATCGGTACATCCAAGTTGAGGAGGATGAAAGGAACCCCGACCAACCAAAAGTTACCGAAAAAGTTCCAAGTTCTAAAAACAAGGCCGTGGAAGAATACTACGAGCCACGCCAGCATTACAACATAGATTACGCCAAGGGCGGAAAAGGGAGGAAGTCAACGATGTTTGCCATCGAAGGAAAGGAGCAGACACAGAGCAAGCGTTGGAATAAGTACCATCGTGAACCTAAAGGCCCTAGTTACAAGGGCAAGTGCGGATACTACGAATTCCACAAATTCGGTGGTCATTCCACCGAAGAATGCAAAACGCTACAATTGTTGCTACTCCACAAATACAAAAGAGGAGATATTAACGTCGATCAGGAACGACGAAAGGTTAACACGCACGTGGGCAACCCGTATTGCTTGGCGGACGAGCAGCAACATGGTAGGCAGCACATAGAAGAAATAGCGCAAAATGATCAAGCTCAGGAAGTCGCGCGTTTACCTCCTCACGATCAACTTGCTCTACCCCCTCCCCCAAAACGGAATCTTGACAGACAAGAGTTCGAGGAAGCACCAGCTCCTCGCCGATGA
- the LOC104766358 gene encoding uncharacterized protein LOC104766358, which produces MDEVVVEVEKTKREWEDAYEKTIEHIMAIQEYGKSRRGGEGGEEKEMSLQRRNGLAQDALSLLNSLQFNLDLLAPQLPSDDQVQSTLSLLETWKNQYHSLRVNLRNANLQAKDNMRKAAQEERELLLGGGTESTVLRRKRQANAGLTSNAESVTESLRRTRQLMVQEVERSTNTLVAFDESTGVLKKAESEYKGHKSLLSRTRNLLSTMQRQDVIDRIILIVGFSLFVIAVVYVVSKRIGILKLQRMATAAIKSQLAGRAANGVGDGAMPLGQQFDGNTVPTVNIPPQQRMHDEL; this is translated from the exons ATGGATGAGGTTGTTGTTGAAgttgagaagacgaagagagaatGGGAAGACGCGTACGAGAAGACGATTGAACATATCATGGCGATTCAAGAGTATGGCAAATcaaggagaggaggagaaggaggagaggAGAAGGAGATGTCGCTACAGAGGCGCAACGGATTGGCTCAGgatgctctctctcttctcaattcTTTGCAATTCAACTTGGATCTCCTCGCGCCTCAGCTTCCTTCTGATGATCAGGTTCAGTCCACTCTGTCGCTGCTTGAAACCTGGAAGAATCAATATCACag TTTGAGGGTAAACCTGAGAAATGCTAATTTACAAGCTAAGGATAACATGAGGAAAGCAGCTCAAGAAGAG AGAGAGCTTCTCCTCGGTGGTGGAACAGAGTCCACAGTTCTCAGACGTAAACGACA AGCAAATGCTGGCTTGACGTCGAATGCCGAAAGCGTAACTGAAAGTCTCAGGCGTACACGGCAGCTGATGGTTCAG GAGGTTGAAAGAAGTACAAACACTCTCGTGGCTTTTG ATGAATCTACTGGAGTACTTAAAAAAGCCGAGAGTGAATACAAAGGGCATAAGTCTCTGTTGTCGAGGACCCGTAATCTGCTTTCGACAATGCAGCGTCAAGATGTAATTGACAG GATAATCCTGATAGTTGgattttctctctttgtcaTTGCTGTGGTTTACGTTGTTTCAAAACGCATCGGAATTCTGAAACTGCAACGAATGGCTACTGCTGCTATTAAATCTCAATTAGCTGGAAGAGCAGCAAATGGTGTAGGAGATGGTGCCATGCCTCTCGGACAACAGTTTGATGGCAATACAGTTCCTACTGTTAATATTCCTCCACAACAACGCATGCATGATGAACTCTAA